In one window of Juglans regia cultivar Chandler chromosome 3, Walnut 2.0, whole genome shotgun sequence DNA:
- the LOC109013353 gene encoding F-box protein At2g32560-like isoform X1 codes for MLYFIISCVSFILLSRSFTHKPLPPWKGEMKLLLPWCWGELSSFLVSWIKKRRLANISFQVPMFMPFKKMGLSSKVENVEEDDSSLLDLPDLALECILDRLSPSALCNMAAVCSYLRDRCRTDHLWEKHMKHKWGKLIGDAAYREWQWHVATSSTLLDQSKKKGFFESLSGVWAFSWFRPKLESSSHSRSYLQVDSIMAWYLSLESGKLWFPAQVYNRENGHVGFMLSCYDAQLRYDSRTDTFQARYSPHGRRTTEENIQWDRLRAPPVDTPPHVLHASDCLSDLKPGDHIEIQWRRKKEFPHGVFLNQYAFMRFLPLISTACYAASGWWYALIGHLEHCDGNEDHCRCHHNDNVILEFNQYTPGSRWRRMVINRKEHQEEGNEADGFYGGIRKLYDKEEIARWKRLWPAQILG; via the exons ATGCTTTACTTCATAATTTCTTGTGTATCATTCATCCTCCTCTCCAGGTCTTTCACTCACAAGCCACTCCCTCCATGGAAGGGTGAGATGAAGCTGTTGTTACCTTGGTGTTGGGGGGAGTTATCAAGTTTTCTTGTGTCCTGGATCAAGAAAAGAAGGCTTGCTAATATTTCCTTTCAAGTACCCATGTTCATGCCATTTAAGAAGATGGGTCTCAGTTCAAAGGTAGAGAATGTTGAGGAAGATGATAGTTCTCTCTTGGATTTGCCTGACCTGGCCTTGGAATGCATTCTTGACCGGCTTTCGCCTTCTGCGTTATGTAATATGGCAGCAGTCTGTAGTTATTTGAGGGATAGATGCAGAACAGACCATTTGTGGGAGAAACACATGAAACACAAATGGGGTAAATTGATTGGTGATGCTGCTTATCGAGAATGGCAATGGCATGTAGCCACAAGCTCAACCCTCTTGGatcaaagcaagaaaaaaggGTTTTTCGAATCCCTCTCAGGGGTATGGGCTTTTTCTTGGTTTAGACCCAAGTTAGAAAGCAGCAGCCACTCAAGGAGTTATTTACAGGTTGATTCGATCATGGCTTGGTATCTCTCTCTTGAAAGTGGCAAGCTATGGTTTCCGGCTCAGGTCTATAATCGCGAG AATGGTCATGTTGGTTTTATGCTGTCATGTTATGATGCCCAACTCAGATATGATTCGCGGACTGACACTTTTCAGGCAAG ATACTCACCTCATGGGCGGCGGACAACAGAGGAAAATATACAGTGGGATAGGCTAAGAGCACCACCAGTTGATACTCCCCCGCATGTTCTTCATGCCTCTGATTGTTTGAGTGACTTGAAGCCCGGAGATCATATTGAGATCCagtggagaagaaagaaagaattccCACATGGTGTGTTTCTGAACCAGTATGCTTTTATGAGGTTTCTGCCTTTAATTTCAACAGCTTGCTATGCAGCATCAG GTTGGTGGTATGCTCTCATTGGTCATTTGGAACACTGCGACGGGAATGAGGATCACTGCCGCTGTCATCATAATG ACAATGTGATATTGGAGTTCAACCAGTATACTCCTGGCTCACGATGGAGACGGATGGTGATAAACAGGAAGGAGCATCAGGAGGAAGGCAATGAAGCAGATGGCTTTTATGGTGGAATTAGGAAGCTTTACGACAAGGAGGAGATTGCAAGGTGGAAGCGTCTTTGGCCAGCTCAAATCTTGGGATAG
- the LOC109013353 gene encoding F-box protein At2g32560-like isoform X2: protein MLYFIISCVSFILLSRSFTHKPLPPWKGEMKLLLPWCWGELSSFLVSWIKKRRLANISFQVPMFMPFKKMGLSSKVENVEEDDSSLLDLPDLALECILDRLSPSALCNMAAVCSYLRDRCRTDHLWEKHMKHKWGKLIGDAAYREWQWHVATSSTLLDQSKKKGFFESLSGVWAFSWFRPKLESSSHSRSYLQVDSIMAWYLSLESGKLWFPAQVYNRENGHVGFMLSCYDAQLRYDSRTDTFQARYSPHGRRTTEENIQWDRLRAPPVDTPPHVLHASDCLSDLKPGDHIEIQWRRKKEFPHGVFLNQYAFMRFLPLISTACYAASGWWYALIGHLEHCDGNEDHCRCHHNVSHVVDRQCDIGVQPVYSWLTMETDGDKQEGASGGRQ from the exons ATGCTTTACTTCATAATTTCTTGTGTATCATTCATCCTCCTCTCCAGGTCTTTCACTCACAAGCCACTCCCTCCATGGAAGGGTGAGATGAAGCTGTTGTTACCTTGGTGTTGGGGGGAGTTATCAAGTTTTCTTGTGTCCTGGATCAAGAAAAGAAGGCTTGCTAATATTTCCTTTCAAGTACCCATGTTCATGCCATTTAAGAAGATGGGTCTCAGTTCAAAGGTAGAGAATGTTGAGGAAGATGATAGTTCTCTCTTGGATTTGCCTGACCTGGCCTTGGAATGCATTCTTGACCGGCTTTCGCCTTCTGCGTTATGTAATATGGCAGCAGTCTGTAGTTATTTGAGGGATAGATGCAGAACAGACCATTTGTGGGAGAAACACATGAAACACAAATGGGGTAAATTGATTGGTGATGCTGCTTATCGAGAATGGCAATGGCATGTAGCCACAAGCTCAACCCTCTTGGatcaaagcaagaaaaaaggGTTTTTCGAATCCCTCTCAGGGGTATGGGCTTTTTCTTGGTTTAGACCCAAGTTAGAAAGCAGCAGCCACTCAAGGAGTTATTTACAGGTTGATTCGATCATGGCTTGGTATCTCTCTCTTGAAAGTGGCAAGCTATGGTTTCCGGCTCAGGTCTATAATCGCGAG AATGGTCATGTTGGTTTTATGCTGTCATGTTATGATGCCCAACTCAGATATGATTCGCGGACTGACACTTTTCAGGCAAG ATACTCACCTCATGGGCGGCGGACAACAGAGGAAAATATACAGTGGGATAGGCTAAGAGCACCACCAGTTGATACTCCCCCGCATGTTCTTCATGCCTCTGATTGTTTGAGTGACTTGAAGCCCGGAGATCATATTGAGATCCagtggagaagaaagaaagaattccCACATGGTGTGTTTCTGAACCAGTATGCTTTTATGAGGTTTCTGCCTTTAATTTCAACAGCTTGCTATGCAGCATCAG GTTGGTGGTATGCTCTCATTGGTCATTTGGAACACTGCGACGGGAATGAGGATCACTGCCGCTGTCATCATAATG TTTCTCATGTTGTTGACAGACAATGTGATATTGGAGTTCAACCAGTATACTCCTGGCTCACGATGGAGACGGATGGTGATAAACAGGAAGGAGCATCAGGAGGAAGGCAATGA
- the LOC109013353 gene encoding F-box protein At2g32560-like isoform X3, with the protein MLYFIISCVSFILLSRSFTHKPLPPWKGEMKLLLPWCWGELSSFLVSWIKKRRLANISFQVPMFMPFKKMGLSSKVENVEEDDSSLLDLPDLALECILDRLSPSALCNMAAVCSYLRDRCRTDHLWEKHMKHKWGKLIGDAAYREWQWHVATSSTLLDQSKKKGFFESLSGVWAFSWFRPKLESSSHSRSYLQVDSIMAWYLSLESGKLWFPAQVYNRENGHVGFMLSCYDAQLRYDSRTDTFQARYSPHGRRTTEENIQWDRLRAPPVDTPPHVLHASDCLSDLKPGDHIEIQWRRKKEFPHGWWYALIGHLEHCDGNEDHCRCHHNVSHVVDRQCDIGVQPVYSWLTMETDGDKQEGASGGRQ; encoded by the exons ATGCTTTACTTCATAATTTCTTGTGTATCATTCATCCTCCTCTCCAGGTCTTTCACTCACAAGCCACTCCCTCCATGGAAGGGTGAGATGAAGCTGTTGTTACCTTGGTGTTGGGGGGAGTTATCAAGTTTTCTTGTGTCCTGGATCAAGAAAAGAAGGCTTGCTAATATTTCCTTTCAAGTACCCATGTTCATGCCATTTAAGAAGATGGGTCTCAGTTCAAAGGTAGAGAATGTTGAGGAAGATGATAGTTCTCTCTTGGATTTGCCTGACCTGGCCTTGGAATGCATTCTTGACCGGCTTTCGCCTTCTGCGTTATGTAATATGGCAGCAGTCTGTAGTTATTTGAGGGATAGATGCAGAACAGACCATTTGTGGGAGAAACACATGAAACACAAATGGGGTAAATTGATTGGTGATGCTGCTTATCGAGAATGGCAATGGCATGTAGCCACAAGCTCAACCCTCTTGGatcaaagcaagaaaaaaggGTTTTTCGAATCCCTCTCAGGGGTATGGGCTTTTTCTTGGTTTAGACCCAAGTTAGAAAGCAGCAGCCACTCAAGGAGTTATTTACAGGTTGATTCGATCATGGCTTGGTATCTCTCTCTTGAAAGTGGCAAGCTATGGTTTCCGGCTCAGGTCTATAATCGCGAG AATGGTCATGTTGGTTTTATGCTGTCATGTTATGATGCCCAACTCAGATATGATTCGCGGACTGACACTTTTCAGGCAAG ATACTCACCTCATGGGCGGCGGACAACAGAGGAAAATATACAGTGGGATAGGCTAAGAGCACCACCAGTTGATACTCCCCCGCATGTTCTTCATGCCTCTGATTGTTTGAGTGACTTGAAGCCCGGAGATCATATTGAGATCCagtggagaagaaagaaagaattccCACATG GTTGGTGGTATGCTCTCATTGGTCATTTGGAACACTGCGACGGGAATGAGGATCACTGCCGCTGTCATCATAATG TTTCTCATGTTGTTGACAGACAATGTGATATTGGAGTTCAACCAGTATACTCCTGGCTCACGATGGAGACGGATGGTGATAAACAGGAAGGAGCATCAGGAGGAAGGCAATGA
- the LOC109013353 gene encoding F-box protein At2g32560-like isoform X4 — MLYFIISCVSFILLSRSFTHKPLPPWKGEMKLLLPWCWGELSSFLVSWIKKRRLANISFQVPMFMPFKKMGLSSKVENVEEDDSSLLDLPDLALECILDRLSPSALCNMAAVCSYLRDRCRTDHLWEKHMKHKWGKLIGDAAYREWQWHVATSSTLLDQSKKKGFFESLSGVWAFSWFRPKLESSSHSRSYLQVDSIMAWYLSLESGKLWFPAQVYNRENGHVGFMLSCYDAQLRYDSRTDTFQARYSPHGRRTTEENIQWDRLRAPPVDTPPHVLHASDCLSDLKPGDHIEIQWRRKKEFPHGWWYALIGHLEHCDGNEDHCRCHHNDNVILEFNQYTPGSRWRRMVINRKEHQEEGNEADGFYGGIRKLYDKEEIARWKRLWPAQILG; from the exons ATGCTTTACTTCATAATTTCTTGTGTATCATTCATCCTCCTCTCCAGGTCTTTCACTCACAAGCCACTCCCTCCATGGAAGGGTGAGATGAAGCTGTTGTTACCTTGGTGTTGGGGGGAGTTATCAAGTTTTCTTGTGTCCTGGATCAAGAAAAGAAGGCTTGCTAATATTTCCTTTCAAGTACCCATGTTCATGCCATTTAAGAAGATGGGTCTCAGTTCAAAGGTAGAGAATGTTGAGGAAGATGATAGTTCTCTCTTGGATTTGCCTGACCTGGCCTTGGAATGCATTCTTGACCGGCTTTCGCCTTCTGCGTTATGTAATATGGCAGCAGTCTGTAGTTATTTGAGGGATAGATGCAGAACAGACCATTTGTGGGAGAAACACATGAAACACAAATGGGGTAAATTGATTGGTGATGCTGCTTATCGAGAATGGCAATGGCATGTAGCCACAAGCTCAACCCTCTTGGatcaaagcaagaaaaaaggGTTTTTCGAATCCCTCTCAGGGGTATGGGCTTTTTCTTGGTTTAGACCCAAGTTAGAAAGCAGCAGCCACTCAAGGAGTTATTTACAGGTTGATTCGATCATGGCTTGGTATCTCTCTCTTGAAAGTGGCAAGCTATGGTTTCCGGCTCAGGTCTATAATCGCGAG AATGGTCATGTTGGTTTTATGCTGTCATGTTATGATGCCCAACTCAGATATGATTCGCGGACTGACACTTTTCAGGCAAG ATACTCACCTCATGGGCGGCGGACAACAGAGGAAAATATACAGTGGGATAGGCTAAGAGCACCACCAGTTGATACTCCCCCGCATGTTCTTCATGCCTCTGATTGTTTGAGTGACTTGAAGCCCGGAGATCATATTGAGATCCagtggagaagaaagaaagaattccCACATG GTTGGTGGTATGCTCTCATTGGTCATTTGGAACACTGCGACGGGAATGAGGATCACTGCCGCTGTCATCATAATG ACAATGTGATATTGGAGTTCAACCAGTATACTCCTGGCTCACGATGGAGACGGATGGTGATAAACAGGAAGGAGCATCAGGAGGAAGGCAATGAAGCAGATGGCTTTTATGGTGGAATTAGGAAGCTTTACGACAAGGAGGAGATTGCAAGGTGGAAGCGTCTTTGGCCAGCTCAAATCTTGGGATAG